The Setaria viridis chromosome 9, Setaria_viridis_v4.0, whole genome shotgun sequence sequence cggcgagagcgACACGGATATGGGGAGCCATGCGACCGACGCATAGCGGCAACATAAACTACTGCTCCCCACGGCCACCTCCCCGGCCGCAGCTTGCGTCGGCCGAGGAGGCCGCGTCAGCCATCGTCGTCCATCCATCGGTGGGTCACCGCCGTTCCGTTCCATCCGCCCTGACACCTCTCGGGGTAGAATCAGTTCGTCAGGTCGCGGCTGGAGCAGTAATGGTAGGCAACGCTGGCTGGCTGCTACACCAGAGGATACGCGCATGGGCGAGGAACTAGCATGGAATTTTCCCTCGTGTGCTGCTGACTTCAACCTGATCATTGAGCCGAATCTAATCGGAACAACTGTACCACACCACGATACAGTACAGTGTCTGCCTCCTCTGCACCTGCATGCATCCGAGCTGTTCACACAAACGCATTCTAGTTCCGCTGGATGGGCGGCTGCCGCGTGCAGAGGAGCAGCGATCGCGTGGAAAAAGTTGTGCGCATGAGAGATGACCATCACGGCCGATGGGCGATGGGCTATGCTGCCACAGACCACAGTACTCGTTCGCAGGAGTTGTATATTGTTGACCTGTGCCGGTCAGGGGATGCCTGAACTAATCCTGCTATGCTGCAAGATCCGCGAACGCTCTGACTGTTAGAATGTACTGTAAGTGTACATGTGCTCGGCATATGGAAAATCTGGTTCGCGGGCTTTGCCCCGTTTGCTGACCACGACTGCTTTCGTAGCACGGATGGTagggagaggaagaaaagtTGAGGTACCACCGTACCAGGAGTCCAGGATTCCCCTGCAGTTAGTGCTGTGTTGGCAGGGGAAGGACCGCAGGAACGTCTTTTAATGAAACCCCTTCAAATTTGGAGACTCCACCCTTCCTTAAAATGGCCTTTTGGgatattcaaatttcaaaagaCAATGTTGACTTTGCCAAATGAAAGATTGGAAAGAATTTTCACCATTTCGACTCCTCAAGtcttaggggatgtttgggtTATGCCAGTACTCGCATCGGCGAACGATTTCACCGTCCCATCTCGCAATCTCACCATGAGTTGGCAAGAAAAAGACTGAATGGCCGGCGCTACTCTTGCCATGCCAAAATATTGAAGTGAATCTACAAAAGCCCCAAGGAGCTAGTTCATGGCATAAGATCTTTTCCTCCCCGAAAAGACCATCCAGACATCAATCCAAACAAGTCCTTACTAGGCTACTCCTAGTGAGGATTTCATGCTCATATTAGCATGCCACATGGGAATATGGGATTTTTCGGTGACATGACATCAAATTTAATAAGAGAGAAAATAAAACCATGTGAAAAATGATACCGGATTTTGATAAGTCATCATGAACTTAAATAgcaacatgaaaccatacactgGAGGGATAGTTTTAAATATCAGTTCATTGTCTTCCTATTGATGTTGCTATCTTGAAATCGTCTGTATAAAACCCTCATTGGAATTAGCACTGTTTCCCCTTTAATGCCAAATAATCACTAGAGCGGAAAGAGATAAGAGTAGTCAGCCACCATAATTAGAGGAAAACAAAATAATACATAGTCTCGATTGTAGGTGTCTTACTTAAGAAGATGCCATTACTAGAAACAAGCATTGTAAACCTAACTCCCCAGCTTATTATGAGGCGAAGCCAGTGAGGGATTATGATCATTACAATCCTGAAAAGACTCTGAATAAGCCACAAGCAACAAAGGACGTCACATCGTCTTCTGTTGAAACAGCCACACCGTACCCCGTCGGCTCTATTCTCCCCACGTAACGTAACCTTGCTATCTTTCACTTGCATATACAGGATAGGAGTTTTCCCCATGCCAAAAGCAACATCCCGGAACAACAAAGTTGGCCCAACGCTACGACCGGGACTGCTCGGGCCGTTTTCAACTGTAGTAGGCACGGCTTGGCAACGCCCGCGCTTTCCGCCATAACATGGCCGGAGGCGATAGATTTGGAGCTCGTCGTGTTGCAGCTGCCCACGTAAACGAAAGGAGCGAGCAGCAGGTGACACCCTTATCTGGGGAGCCGAGCGGGACGCGGCCGGCCCCGTACCTGCATGGAACGTGAAGCCGGGGTCGAGCCAGGtatgcgccggccgccggctggGGCTGTGGATCGAAAAGGAAACGAGGAGACGTACGTCCAGCGAGGGATAGACGCTTCTCTAACACATGTGTGACCCGACGCATCGATGCGTCGTCGACGTAGCAAGTCGCTAGATATGGCACTGCACGGGACATCTCTTTCGGTTCGGGTGTTGTCTCGTTTCGACCACCAGTTTGGCGCTATTGTATGGGGGGGCGGGTGCGCCAGGAGAAGGAGATGGCGCCAAGGACTCTCTGTTTTGTTTGTACCAGCCAGGGCGACTAGGGAGCAGTGGAGAACCGGGAAACGTAACAGTGCCAGAAGACGTTGAACGCGCGCCTCCTCCATGGCGTGGAGTCCTCCATGTTCGGTACAAGATGAGCTCGATGTTTCGATGAAAGGGAAAAGAAGTTGAAATCGTACGAGCAGATATTTTGAATTTTTGTCTGACTGGAGTACGTGTGGATAATCGTCCATTGTCTCTCAATTTGTGGATAACCTGAGACAATTTACCACAAAAGCTGACACGAGCTGTGAACGAGATATGACAAGTAACCGGATCGGAAGGGATGAGGCCATTGGCTAGGGTCTCGCTCGATCGGTTTCTGACGGTGGAACCGGCGTCATTTTCATGCCGTCCGTGCTGATCCGATCGATCCCGCAGCGGAGCGGCCGTGCCAATCGGATTGGACGGCATGCTTCCGATCAAagcttcgtcgtcgtcgccgatcTTGTCAGGCGGCGGGGGTATCGATCGATCAGGGCCTGAAATCATGGGGGCAGGCGCGGCATCATTGCACGTAGCAGCGAGCGAGAGCAATCGATGGATTTGATGCTGCCCTGCGGGGTTGGGATCAGTCGGCCTCGCCAGTCGAGTCACGCACCCACTGATTGGTACGACCGCGTGCCGGCGTGCGCGCGCTACGGCGGAGCGAGAAGCTCGGTTTTGTTCTCATTACGTGATCGGAGGGTACGGTTAGCCGGGATCGCGACCTGATGGcgcctggaaaaaaaaaaggagattcgttttgatggatggatgcacCCTGCCATGTGATCGCCCAAGTAACCCTTGTTTAATCTATCCGTTGTTTACTATGAACGAGATTGGAGGCAGCCTGAGAAAAAAAagtttaattaatgaagttgtaTTTGTAATAGCCTTGCAAGTGGATGAAATTACCGAAGCCCCGACCCGGCGGGCTCCACCGGAGGAGATTAGAGGCAgcgtgagaaaaaaaaaagttaccgGTGCGGGATCCATCCGTCCGGTACTCCGGTCCTTGTGATGATGCCACGGCACAAGTACGACCGGGCTGACATCCCCCACACGTGTGGTCGTTCCGTGGGCCCCGCGGCACGTCGTATCATCGGCTTTACACGTGTCGAGGCGCGAGTGGGCTGGACGCCCGCACGGGTGCTTGGTCGCGTCCGGGCCCGTCGCTCGCGCGGAGGTGCACATCAACAACGCTGCTGCTTTCGGCTTTTGTTCGTAGCTCGCCGGGCTGATCGATGATAATTTGAAGGATCGTTTTCGCGCACAAGGGTAAAGGAACAAAAAAGTGGTCGCGGATCGTGTAGGATGGTCATCAGTCCTTGATTATCGGAGATGGATGGTAATCGGTCGTCGCGACTGCGTCGGCGCGGTTTCTAGAATTAAGTCACTGCTTCGGCCAAGCTTGCATCACATGCATGGCCGGGTTACCATTCAGTTCAGCAGCAATAATTATATCATCAAGGGATTCCGGTAAAAGTTCTACTGCGTGTTTAGAATTTTGGTTACCTAGTGTTCATTTTGCTTACCACAACTAACTACTCACTCCGTCCCCAATTACTATTCGCTTTGATTTTTTCAGATACctagcttttgctacgtatttggacataatatatatctagatgtatagaaaaagctacgtatctagaaaacttaaaatgaatagtaatttggtatGTAGGGAGTAGAATAGTGATGTTTGTAGTAGAAAACAACTGGATATGAAAATGAAGATGGCTATCTATAAGGTCGGCGTTAATGGCACTTAAGATGAAGAGGTTGTAGTAAGCATATATGGGTACTGAAATTTGAGAACACTTGTTTAGAGTCCTCTACTCTTAGCTTTTTGCATGATCCTTATTCTATATGCTAAAATAAAGTGAACAAGATGCCTCACAAAAAAAACCTAATTCTACCCCACAACTCTTGCTTTGTGTATTTTTAGAACTACAGATAGCTAGCAAGTTTTCTTTGTCCCGAGCTGTAGCTCCTCAGAACAAGAGCCTTAATAATATATACTGCAGGCATTTGTTTTGTTGTCATGGTTACCGTTGCTGCTTGCTGGAGAATGTTGGTAGGAGAGACTAAAGGCAATCTACATATTGTGAATATAAAAGTTATATATCAACACTAATACGCTTTGCCAAATTCTTCTCTGAAAATCTATTTAATGGTattgaggatttttttttacaaattttatTTGCGTCCCATGCTTGACTTTTGTCAGTCTCAGCCTGTGCAACAAATGCTATTTTGAAACTCTGTCAATCCTCAAAGGCACACCACCACACCATTATTAGATGGGACCACCGCAACAGCCACTGAATTATGTACATCATTTAAAAAAGTATCAGTAAACATCACCCTAATCATCTACCCATGGCACCAAATTAACAATGATGCTGGCCTATCTGGAAATCTGGATCCAGACCCCTCCTTTTGATGATTTCAATTCCATGCTCCCTCACGCCAGGGGCCATCTCCGCCATTCATCCACCGAAAAGACTATCAATGCCTGCATGAACATAACCAATCAATCAACTCCAGAGCCACTCGATTTCGTTATTGAGCTGGAATCAACAGAAAGATGGTGATATTTAATTCGAATACTATTAGTATTGAACATATTCCAAAAGCACGACTGCTCAAGTCCCTGACAGAGCAGCAGCTTATAATATTCATGTTCCACAATACATCTATCTATACTGTTATGCCTCTCACTGATGCGGCCTGCAGGAATCTTTTTGGTGAAGGTGCATTATATTTGCTTAATTAGTCTTACTTTGCTAAATGTGGTTTACTATTTCCATTCCCTAGAATGCGTTCAAGTAAACTTTTGAAACCGGCTATTACGGAGTATATATCTATGAACAtatctgaaataaaaaaaattcattatCGGTATACTTGACACTTAAAGTAATTCTACAATTTATATTCCTGTATACAGTTACATagtgaaaaaaaagaatggaatAGTTTTTTTGGCGGTTAGAGTGGAGACAGTTTTTCTTACGGTTCATGCATGATGGTACAGCTAATCTGACAAGGTCTCATAAAATCTAGTTGCACGTAAACTATTTTTATATGTCAGATGATACAGACATTCTATAGGGTTTAGATTGATAAATCCAGAGACCTGCCAGGAGATGTGATATAAACCCTTCCTCGATAAATGTATCGCCCAACCACCTTAGGGCTTTGGGTTTTTCCTCGATACTGAACACACTATCAAGTAGCAGGAATTAGATTGATCTGGCGATACTGTTCTGACCGGGTGGATCATTCCTTTTGCAGCCATCCATGCATACAGTACAAGTTGTATGCAATGATAAATATAGGTTGTTCATTAATCAGTACTGTATGTTTCTGTATATATCTAAATTAAACCAGTACGGAGTATAGGCCTTGATTCCCAAAATGAATAGGATAGTTTTGTCCTTTTATTAGACTTGTGCACAGGAATTCTGCCGGCGCTAGGCGTACCCATATGAAGGTGGAGAAACAATTTTTATGGGATGAGTAGAAATTATTTTCCATTCACTTAACTGTGCATATCTCTTTTACATTAGATGAAaatgtttttattttatttctctaGCAACTTAGAATATCAGGGCACACATTCAGACACACCATGAAAATGAGTTCGGGATATTTACTATTCCTTTATATAAAAATGAGTTGAACTTTCCTATATGGCcgaaaaatgcaaaaccacatgCACATGTCCCTCGCACCTCCGGCATGGTACCCTCCTACCTCACAAGTCTTCTTCTATACCCATAATGTTTGTGCTACCGAATCCACCCTCCTTGTCCTTGCTTCTAATACCATGCTAACTTCTATATTTTGTTGTCCACCCCCTCCCCTCGGCAATGCAATTCGCCATCCCGCTAGCCGCCGGTAGTGTTCCCGcatcttcatcctcccttcaagATCGGGTTTTGCTAGAGGATCCTTCACAACCTTAAACTCTACTAAGCCCTCCTCCTAGCTAGAAGATGGTCGATCGGGCACTAGAATCGTGTGCTCATACCATTCAACTGAACAAATCCGTGATTTCAGTCGACGCAGGCTCGGGGAAGCAGGAGAAATTAAACATTGGAGATGCATATGCACCGACCCAACTCCCTGCGCGCCGcaccaaagaaagaaaaaatttcTGGTTAAAGAGCTCCCACAACCACCTCTTCCCTGTCAACAGATCTCAAAAACTTATATAAGAGCACCACAGAGCCGAGAGGGGGCGAAGTGGGCGCCTAGCTTCCTACCAATTTTTTCCTTGACGCGAAGCTTGCACTTGTAGAGAGAGAAATCCAGAGCCAAAAGCGCTTCTTTAATTTAGCTCTCGCCCCCTCTCCTTCCCACTCTTGCTTTCTCTCTCTAACccatccccttctctctctctctctctctccctccacacGCACACACAAAAACCAACAAAGCGGGCGAGGTGATCAGGCAGGGCAGGGCAAGCGGCAGGAAATAAATTTCAGCAAAGCTAGAGACCTCAGATCAGTAGGAACTTGTGGGTGCCATGATGGCCTCCATAACCAGCgagctcctcttcttcctccccttcatcctGCTGGCCCTCCTCACCTTCTACACCACCACCGTCGCCAAATGCCACGGCGCCCACCGGTGGCGGCCGACGAAGAAGAAGCGGCCGAACCTGccccccggcgcccccggcTGGCCCTTGGTCGGCGAGACCTTCGGCTACCTCCGCCCCCACCCGGCCACCTCCGTCGGCCGCTTCATGGAGCAGCACGTCGCACggtccgtcgccgccgccgccggtgcacaCACCATCAATTAAGCTCACACGCACGACGCAGTCGTAGCTTATTGGCCGTCGCCATGCGTGTGCATGCAGGTACGGGAAGATATACCGGTCGAGCCTGTTCGGGGAGCGGACGGTGGTGTCGGCGGACGCGGGGCTGAACCGCTACATCCTGCAGAACGAGGGGCGTCTGTTCGAGTGCAGCTACCCGCGCAGCATCGGCGGCATCCTGGGCAAGTGGTCCATGCTGGTGCTCGTGGGGGACGCGCACCGGGAGATGCGCGCCATCTCGCTCAACTTCCTCAGCTccgtccgcctccgcgccgtgcTGCTCCCGGAGGTCGAGCGGCACACACTGCTGGTCCTCCGGTCATGGCCGCCCGCAGACGGCGCCTTCTCCGCCCAGCACGAGGCCAAGAAGGTATAGCATCTGATGACTCCCCGGAGCTACCAGTGATGATTAATCTATCTAATAATGCTTTGGCTCCACGCATGGTGCCATACTACCGATCCATGCAAGCTAAGCTGCTAAGCAAGGATCGCCGCTAGCTAACAACCCGCGTGCGGATGACGAGTGCAGTTCACGTTTAACCTGATGGCGAAGAACATAATGAGCATGGACCCCGGCGAGGAGGAGACGGAGCGGCTGCGGCTGGAGTACATCACCTTCATGAAGGGCGTCGTGTCCGCGCCGCTCAACTTCCCGGGCACGGCCTACTGGAAGGCGCTCAAGGTGGGTGTTACCCGTCTCCCTCGCTCTCTAGCTCTGAGTGAtccctgtctctctctctcccggcCCCCGTGCGCACTCGCTGTGCCCACGGATTttatttgttgttttgtttCCAAAAATAGGCGGCAACCAACGTTTCATCAGACGATGCTACACGCAACAACCGCTACGGCGATCTGTTTTCTATCTGAAATATATGATGCACACGAGCGGGAGCTACAGGGAGATagacaaatatatatatatatatatatatatgtatatatacatatatgttaCCTAGCCTAGCCTGTCAACGTTTTGTTTGGTACTTCCTTCTCAGGAAAACAAAAATACGAGAGGTAGTAGAGAGAGATAGGTTGCTAAGTTTTGTTTGGCGCCGCATGGTCCATCAATATATgtagctatatatatatatattagaagAGGGCCGGATCGAATTGCTATATACTACGTGACACGAGAGCAGTGTGGGCTTCAGATTTATTCGTGGATGGTCCAAGGATCGCTGTGTTGTTATGCACACGTCCTAATAAACACGTCCAATCAGAGAGACCAGTGGATCATCTCTTTCCTGCTACAGGCAGGTACTTGGATATATACACATCGTCTCATGCGTTCTTTTCTGTACAACGGATTTTATGCATCCACAAAATGGGTAAAAGAAAACAGTTTAGAAACAGTAGTGGTAGACAGtaattgctactccctccgtcccaaattatacgcttgttttggtttttcaaaatttatagattttataatgtatctagatatacgcTATGTTTAAGTACATAGTAAAAGCAATGTGCTGAAAAAGTCAAAACTACATATAATTTGGACCGAAGTGAGTACTTGCGAGACAAAGCCTTTTCAGGTTTATCTTGTATCAGCTTTTCTACTAAACTACTGCATAGTTGAAAGCTAGATTTAGTAGAATAGAGGCTTGCTATATTTGCAGCTTATTTTCTTTAACTTCCCTTGCTACATCATACTTTCTCCCCACATCACTCATGGCCCCATAAAAATGCTGCCCACTTTTCACTGCCTGTGAGGTCACCCTCAAACGATCTTTAGTGATTGCTCCCAGCTGcagcatgcatgcttgctttATTCACAGGATCTTTGCATCATACAATTGCATGTGGGAATTTCTACTCTTTTTTTAGGGAGGTAGactattaagaaaaaaaaatctaatgatCAATCTCCATAGCTTCACATGATTATGTGTTGGAAGAATCCATCATTTATCATGATTCAACTGCTGACCAACTCTTGACACGCTAGAGCCGCATTCATTTTTTGTTAAGCAAGTGATTAGAGACTTCATAATTTGCACTTAGCAGTTAATGAAATAGCGGCAGGCTGTTTTGTTAGCTGAAGTCAATCATGCCCATGCATCCTCCATACCTGAAAAAGCAAAACTTTCTCAACCTCTTTTACTGATTATAAATCGATGAACACGAGAGAAAGAAAATATGTGCTACTGAACCCTCTCTATCTATATTTGGCGGTAGTTACGTGTATTTTTTACTTCCAAATGAAAGGACACAAATTTTCTTCAAAACAGACAGCTATGAGAAGACATTGCACTAGACCAATAGGCAGTTAGGCGAACCCTAAATGATAGTACAGCTGACGTCCAATATTTTCTTGCAAATTAGAGGGACTttgcaataaaaaaaatgttcgcTTTCATTGATCTAAAAATCACATCATGCAATTGtcgtgtttttttttgtgtgtagtCACGCGCGTCCATACTTGGAGTAATAGAGAGGAAAATGGAGGATAGGCTTGAGAAAATGAGCAAGGAGAACTCAAGTGTAGAGGAAGATGATCTTCTTGGATGGGCGCTGAAGCAATCCAATCTCTCGAAGGAACAGATCCTGGACCTCTTGCTGAGCCTGCTCTTCGCCGGGCACGAGACGTCGTCAATGGCACTAGCCCtcgccatcttcttccttgaagGATGCCCTAAGGCTGTCCAAGAACTCCGGGTACAAATTCAAAGCCTACTATTATACAATATACATCCACCTAGCTCTCACTGATCATTTTTCAAACTTTCCACAGTAAACTAGATGTTTGGTCAAAGAAAATACTATATATAATGGAATTATATATATTGTTACACTGACATACGAGTTGCAGGAAGAGCATCTCGAGATTGCAAGGAGACAAAGGCTACGAGGGGCGTCCAAATTGAGCTGGGAAGACTACAAGGAGATGGTTTTCACGCAATGTGTAAGGGCCCCTTGTTCTGATCGTTCTTTCCATCGCAATGCTAGTGCGAGATCGCTGTACGCTCTGCTCCCTGGCCTGCTTCAGTCCAACTCGTGCCAGCACAAACCGTCTCGTCTAGTTGCGTCGTACAGGATAGCAACTTCCCGTACGAACGGAGACCGAAGGCGCGTCAGAATAATTGGCTGGCCAATTTTGGAGTGCTTGTCGTCCGCTTGCTCTCCCAACagagtttcttcttcttcttctttattttgttttggaaGCTTTTAGAGGGTGATGCCTGGCATTTTGCAACAGTCGAGATGCGTTGAGAAGTACACATTGTTCTTGCATAGCTAGCATACAACAAGAAGGTATCTGTGTTGTATCTCGCTGTTCAAATGGGACAAGTTGAACTCGTATTTCAGACATCACTCAGCCAATTATCAACTGATCAGGGGGATAAAAAACTGGTCAGGTCTAAATAAGACAGAACCCCAAAGATGCTGAAAGCTTGTCGCTAACCCTGAAACACAGTAGTAGATGTCAAATGCCTTGTCAGATGGCTGCTAGAAGCACTTCAAACCCGTAGAAAATGGTAGGTGTGTTTTCGTTTAACagtttcctttttgtttcttgCAGGTTATAAATGAGACATTGAGACTTGGCAACGTTGTCAGGTTCCTGCACCGGAAGGTCATCCGAGATGTGCATTACAATGGTAGGTTTAACCCTATATCCTAAGCTCGAAATTCTGAATTCGACCACACACGTGCAGCAAGAACATGATGTACTGAACATTTCTCTGCTTCCATATTGTCTCTGCCAAAATGAAGGGTACGACATACCGAGGGGATGGAAAATTCTTCCGGTACTGGCGGCGGTACATCTGGATTCGTCGTTGTACGAGGACCCCAATCAGTTCAACCCTTGGAGATGGAAGGTCAGTGGCTCCCCCTGCAATTCTGCAAACTAAGTTTCAGTCTACACAAATTAACTGAAACCAATTAGTAGATGTCACATGAACACCGATCACCAATCCATCACGGAAACAAAAATATCTGAGCATTTGGATGCAGCCTCCGGCCGTATGCAGGCCAGTGAATCCGATCGTACGCTAACCTTCACGTCGTGCGCTTTTACTAGAATCTGAAAAGGGGAGCATGAGATAAATGTGTGCCAACTCTGAACACTGAAGAATATCCAGCGAAAACACGACacctagggggtgtttgtttcctctgacttatttttaacacccatcacatcaaatgtttagatactaattaggagtattaaacgtagactatttacaaaacccattacataagtggaggctaaatagcaagacgaatctattaagcctaattagtccatgatttgacaatgtgttgctacagtaaatatttgctaataatagattaattaagcttaatagattcgtctcgccgtttagcctctgcttatgtaatgggttttgtaaatagtctacgtttaatacttctaattagtatctaaacattcgatgtgacacgtgctaaaaataagcaaaggaatcAAACGTCCCCTACTCTGCTGACCTCCATTATTGATAGGAGCATGGGCCTGACACGAAAGGGAATGTTCGACGCCCACACGTGTGCCCGATCTCGTCGTGGTCCGATCGAAAGAGACGTGCTAGTTTGCCAGCTGCACTCTCCCTCCGACGATTCCAAGATCATATGGTCCAATTGGGAAACGAACGGCACGTTGGAAGCTTGGAATCCAGCCAGCAGAGTGCGTGGAATCCATCCGTCGCCAACACATCGCTAATTCTTTATCCGCCGCAAACCGATGGGGATGTCCGGCGCCGTCGTCAGCGCCCCTAGGGAGTAGGGACTGCGACTGCGATCGTGGAAGTACGATCTCAATTCACCGATGAACCAAGAAGACAGATGATCTAGATTCTCTGAACTTTCACTGATGAACCACAAATAAGATAAAATGATATAGATTCTCTGAACAGTCAAGCCTGCGACTATTCTTTCACTGATCATGCTCGCCGCAGGTGTCTGATTCTGCTGGTGTTTTGTTGCAGAGCAATGCGCCGAGCAGCTTCATGCCGTACGGCGGCGGGCCGCGCCTGTGCGCGGGGTCAGAGCTGGCGAAGCTGGAGATGGCCATCTTCCTGCACCACCTGGTGCTCAACTTCCGGTGGGAGCTGGCGGAGCCGGACCGGGCCTTCGTCTACCCCTTCGTCGACTTCCCCAAGGGCCTGCCGATCAGGGTCCAGAGGATCGCCGGCGAACACAGCGTTTTGACCGAGAGCACAGCGACGTAGTGGCACGGACGTAGGGTACGTGTCTAGCAGGGGAGTACAGAGGAGCGTACAATTTTTCGTTGCGTTTTGGGGTTTGGCGGTTCGTGTTTATGTAGATgtcatgaaagaagaa is a genomic window containing:
- the LOC117841038 gene encoding steroid (22S)-hydroxylase isoform X1 yields the protein MMASITSELLFFLPFILLALLTFYTTTVAKCHGAHRWRPTKKKRPNLPPGAPGWPLVGETFGYLRPHPATSVGRFMEQHVARYGKIYRSSLFGERTVVSADAGLNRYILQNEGRLFECSYPRSIGGILGKWSMLVLVGDAHREMRAISLNFLSSVRLRAVLLPEVERHTLLVLRSWPPADGAFSAQHEAKKFTFNLMAKNIMSMDPGEEETERLRLEYITFMKGVVSAPLNFPGTAYWKALKSRASILGVIERKMEDRLEKMSKENSSVEEDDLLGWALKQSNLSKEQILDLLLSLLFAGHETSSMALALAIFFLEGCPKAVQELREEHLEIARRQRLRGASKLSWEDYKEMVFTQCVINETLRLGNVVRFLHRKVIRDVHYNGYDIPRGWKILPVLAAVHLDSSLYEDPNQFNPWRWKEHGPDTKGNVRRPHVCPISSWSDRKRRASLPAALSLRRFQDHMVQLGNERHVGSLESSQQSAWNPSVANTSLILYPPQTDGDVRRRRQRP
- the LOC117841038 gene encoding steroid (22S)-hydroxylase isoform X2; translation: MMASITSELLFFLPFILLALLTFYTTTVAKCHGAHRWRPTKKKRPNLPPGAPGWPLVGETFGYLRPHPATSVGRFMEQHVARYGKIYRSSLFGERTVVSADAGLNRYILQNEGRLFECSYPRSIGGILGKWSMLVLVGDAHREMRAISLNFLSSVRLRAVLLPEVERHTLLVLRSWPPADGAFSAQHEAKKFTFNLMAKNIMSMDPGEEETERLRLEYITFMKGVVSAPLNFPGTAYWKALKSRASILGVIERKMEDRLEKMSKENSSVEEDDLLGWALKQSNLSKEQILDLLLSLLFAGHETSSMALALAIFFLEGCPKAVQELREEHLEIARRQRLRGASKLSWEDYKEMVFTQCVINETLRLGNVVRFLHRKVIRDVHYNGYDIPRGWKILPVLAAVHLDSSLYEDPNQFNPWRWKSNAPSSFMPYGGGPRLCAGSELAKLEMAIFLHHLVLNFRWELAEPDRAFVYPFVDFPKGLPIRVQRIAGEHSVLTESTAT